In Elephas maximus indicus isolate mEleMax1 chromosome 7, mEleMax1 primary haplotype, whole genome shotgun sequence, the following proteins share a genomic window:
- the LOC126080384 gene encoding LOW QUALITY PROTEIN: olfactory receptor 140-like (The sequence of the model RefSeq protein was modified relative to this genomic sequence to represent the inferred CDS: substituted 1 base at 1 genomic stop codon), translating to MKRAVTLEMAQMARSSGREPAVAEQGDQREMTLDATHRIFLDQETIMSFILQLELGARMQILLEEGITLTCVQYLEAPKINFTVTITKLPGAEKGSEASQKDIIPLMDRLMLPNSVTEFILLGLTQNPHLQKILFIVFLCIFLFTVLTNLLIVITISFSPTLSAPMYFFLTYLSFIDASYTSITTPEMIIDQLYQRRTISLGSCLIQLFVGHFLGGSEIIFLIVMAYVHYVAICKPLYYTIIMXQGLCHLLVVVAWIGGILHATVQILFVINLPFCGPNTIDHFMCDLFPLLKLACRDTYILGIVVAANSGAMCLLIFSMLLISNIVILCSLKSHGFEGQHKALSTCGSHFTVVVLFFVPCIFTYMRPVATYPVDKLLTVFFAILTLMLNPIIYTVRNTEVKNAMRSFLKTRVA from the exons ATATTTCTTGACCAGGAGACAATAATGTCATTCATTCTGCAGTTAGAACTGGGGGCTCGAATGCAAATTCTCCTGGAAGAAGGAATAACTCTTACCTGTGTGCAGTACTTAGAAGCTCCCAAGATAAATTTCACAGTTACGATTACTAAGCTCCCAGGTGCAGAGAAGGGCTCAGAAGC GTCTCAGAAAGACATCATTCCCTTAATGGATCGTCTCATGCTTCCCAACAGTGTGACTGAGTTTATTCTCCTGGGACTCACACAGAATCCACACTTGCAGAAAATacttttcattgtctttttgtGCATTTTCCTCTTTACTGTGCTGACCAATCTGCTTATTGTCATCACCATCTCCTTCAGCCCCACACTTTCGgctcccatgtacttctttctcacCTACTTGTCATTTATAGATGCCTCTTACACCTCCATCACCACCCCCGAAATGATCATTGACCAGCTCTACCAGAGGAGAACCATCTCATTGGGCAGCTGCCTGATTCAGCTCTTTGTGGGACACTTCCTGGGAGGGTCAGAGATCATCTTCCTCATTGTCATGGCCTATGTCCACTATGTAGCCATCTGCAAGCCCCTGTACTACACTATCATCATGTA ACAGGGACTCTGCCACCTTCTGGTGGTTGTGGCCTGGATTGGCGGGATCCTTCATGCCACAGTGCAGATTCTCTTCGTGATCAACTTGCCCTTCTGCGGCCCCAATACCATTGACCATTTCATGTGTGACCTCTTCCCACTGCTGAAGCTTGCCTGCAGAGACACCTATATACTTGGAATTGTGGTGGCTGCCAACAGTGGGGCCATGTGCTTGCTCATTTTTTCCATGTTACTCATCTCCAATATAGTCATCCTGTGCTCCCTGAAATCCCATGGCTTTGAAGGGCAGCACAAAGCCCTCTCCACCTGTGGCTCCCATTTTACTGtagttgtacttttctttgtgccCTGTATATTCACTTACATGCGTCCCGTGGCCACCTATCCAGTGGACAAGTTGTTGACTGTCTTTTTTGCAATCCTCACTCTCATGTTAAACCCTATCATTTATACAGTGAGAAACACAGAGGTAAAAAATGCCATGAGAAGTTTTTTGAAGACAAGGGTAGCTTAG